gaaCCAGCCTGATGAATACTGTGGTGACAAGAACAGTCCTGggcatcctgtggcaagtgacttacctcctgactTTGTAAGTTTGTCATCAtgatggggggagggtgggggaaagcAGATAATAGCTGTTAGCATGAGGGCCTGGGGCAAGCGCTTGTTCACCTGCTGACCACAAGCGATTCTGTAAAAGTAGTTGATTGTTGGATCTGCAGGTTCCTGCCTTGTTTTAGCTGGTAGGTTTCTCATTCCTGAAAAGTACTTCTTGCAACGAAATGGTTGATAAAATCTGAGGCTTGCAACCCCAATAACATATTAACATTACTAATTGACCTCCAAGGAACATTAGTTCCCTGCTCCCAAATGGGAAGCATAATCAACTGCAGTAGGTTGAGGACTATTTCTCATAACTtaatcctctctctttcccttcctgaGGGTTAaaagttctttcttttttttgcatagtaaggggaATATTTTTCATATTCCATTCACTAAATTTAGTCTTTTcagagaaaaaaacaacaaaaatgtaACCTATTTTTCAATTCATGTTTGATAAACAGTAAGTTGGTATATGTAGCTGCCTTGGTAACTGTCAGGAAACCCATTAAAATACACCATTGTTGTTCATTCCTAAACTCATAAATATTTTACCAATTATACTGTGTTTCATCCGTTTTAGTGTAATTTTTATATGCAGCATTTTAAGTAACTATTGAATAACAAGGTAAGAAAGTGTATATAGATAATTTAtgatgcaggaggaggccatttggcccatgtccataCCAGTTGAtaaagagctacccagcctaatccaCATTCTAGCATTTGATTTGGAGCTCTGCAGGTCACACCAGGCAGTATATAAAGGACTGCAAATTCTACTGTTTTCTGGGTTTTGGTTATGTAATAGTTAAATGCAACTGTGTCCAAAAGCTGTTTTATTGTTATTGTACTTTTACCCAAGCATGTCTGGCCATAGAAGATAAGGGAATTTTCCTAAACTAGTGCAACAAGTCCAGTTTCAAAACACTTATCAATCTGACTAAAAGTATCCTGTCAAATTCTCTTTGTAATGGTAAGCTAAAAAAATTTGATTTTGCCCTTGCATATTttgttataatgaggtagatattCTGCTCCCCAAGACCTTTGGCTGCCTGCTCATGGATCATGCTGTTTTCTTCCATTATGATCCCAGGTCGTGCCTTCAGGGGGAAACCTAGTTCCCTTCGCATCAGCAGGACCCAGTGCAGCATGATTCAGTATAGACCCTCTCCTGGCATAATTAATTGACACCAGTGGACAGAGTTTGGAATACGTATAATAATGAGGAGTTTGGAATACATATAATAATGAGAGATATTAAGAAACAGTTGAAATGgatgttaaaaaaataatttgttttaaaacacatttaactgATATAAAGTAACTTCAAATATTAGtgttaattttaaagaaaacaaaacacaacTTTTCCATCTAGTTCAGTGAGCATATTCAGAAGACTAGAGCCATTCTAGAAGCCCTAGCCTTGGCTGGCATTAAACTGAGGGACCAGGCATCAAGTTTATTCAGCTTCTCACCTCAGTGTAATTAACCTCATTTATCTGACTCAGTATTGAGTCTAACAGTAGAGTAGGAAATCAAATATGCTGGCATCTGACCACCATGCTGCAATCTGTAAGGAAGTCAGGAACTTGCTGGACCACATGATGGTTTTAGTTTGTGGTTTTCTCCAGGACTAGTGGCTGAAGAGGGGACATAATCCAGACCACTGCTTTTTGATGTACATCATGTCCATGGAGAAGCTGTGAAATGTTTCATATCATAGGTTTTGTAATCTGTACAGGTGACCCCATGTTACtgggggtttggggagggggtggttggggggcgggggggggggggaggtggtgggtagGGAAAGTGCCTTCCTAGAAAATGGGCTGTATCGTGATTTTCCAAAACACGAAGCAGCATCATCCACACTTgcattaagaaatggcagttgaaAAAAATTTGCTGATTTGTTTACTTTTTTCACGCAacttctgtgagagtgaattttattcaatacctcaaatttttgggtagtgatttgtgaattctgtaaaagtgaatttccattacccaaactgctgtaacacgggggggggggggggggtcacctgcACTTTACAAATATCAGCAAAGTCAGATTTTAGCtaatttgttttattaataacATCTATTTGCCTTGGAGTAAATAATTCCCCTGTTGTTAATGAGATCCCAAGTAAGGTGCTCACTTGAAGCATGAGGAGCAGTTAATACCACTAATAAGAATTTGAAACTTAATGTTTacagaattaaaattttattATTAACCTTCATTAAATGTTACTTCTTGTCTCCAGCGCATGTATTACTACTTGCATAAAATATCTATTAAAACGGTATTTTTAAAGGTATTACTGCTATAGTGACTATTTAAATATTGTTGTAAATGAGCCAGGTGTGTAAAGCGTACAGAAGATATCGCTGTTCATTATTGTTATCAGATAAAACAGTGCTAGACTGGATTTCAGTAAATGAAGGCACATTTTAAATCTCAATAAAAGAACTGGGCTGGACTAAACCTTAGAAGTAATGAAGATTTCCAAATACTCAAATCCTAAACAAAAGAAGGTTATTGTATTTGAATAATTATTATGTCATATAATCATGAGGCAATTGTATAGATAATGTTGCATTTAATCTTTGAACCCTTGCCTATGTAACTTAGATTTGAAACTACCACACACACTGAATCTAACTGGAAAGAGGAAGATAAAATCTCCATTGCAGCCCAGGTGAATCTTTCATTGGCCGAACTGGATGCAGAACTGGCAGGTCAGAATGCCTTCATTGGGTGTTTCCATGCTTGGAAAATAAATACTGGTGAAAAATTTACCAGTATTACATGATTTCATATTTACTGAACATATTTggtttatttttttaacaatGCAACTACAATCCAAGCATAATTGATTCTGTAAATAAAAACTGCACTTTGAACAATAATTGCACTTTCTAGATATATTTTTGCATGCATCAACACTATGGAGCACAGCATTAACATTCTAAGGGTTCAGAGCACTCGTGGTATTTATTTCCATTGTACAAGTGTAATCATTTGTACAAGTGTCACTGATAAAGGTTGTGAGAGGAGTACGAGCCAGTCCCCTTTAGTTAAGGAAATTTAATATCCACCACTTGATATCAATGTCTCAATTGAAAAGTGCAGGAAGAAACACAAGGAATAGGAATAGAATTCCAGAATCCTAGAAAGAGGTTCATAAATATTTGTGGTTTGAGGGTCATTTCTGGGTCAAGCCAAAAGACTGTGGACTGAAATTATTGCAGGAGTTTCCTTGCATATGACATACCAGCCCGCTGAGGTGACTAAGAATGTTCAGTGATGCCAAATGGCGTAAAACACTCCTTTGGTATCACCAGCACACAGAAGAGGTCCAGGAAAATGCAGAAGTGGGACATGCCCACAGAGTTGATGCTTGCATTGGTCTTTCTCCAGGTAGATATCAGTGTTTCTGATTgtcgcccctccccccccccgcaaaACAACCCCCTGAGTACAATGTGCTCACACCATCCTCATATCATGTCTGTATGCCACCCTTCCAAATCACCACTGACTATCTGCTTCAtcttttctcagatcccctcctcCTATTCCCTGGAATAATCTTATGTCTGTCTTTCTCCCACTGTTTCTCCAACCTGCTACCTTTCCCAACAATCCATTATCTGACACACCTACCATTCCCAAACCCCCTTCTTCAGTGGTCTTCAGCTCTCACACCTCTTAATTCTCACTCCAATTTGACCTCCATCTCCAAGATCTTCTCCACAGACTGCTTCCTCCATGATTTCAATTCATACTATTCCACACCACTTAAAGGGACAGCCTACCTGCCCTGTAACTGTTCAGTAGAATGCAGATTTTTACTTCTCACTCCCAACCCTGCCATGCAGCTGATTTTGTTTCCTCTCCTGCCACCATTGGACTCGAGGTCCATTTGTCACCATGATGGTCTCCCCCAAACAAGTCACTTCCCCAGTCATGCTGCCCAACTGTTTTTGCCCCAAAATGATCATGACTTCCCCACCCAACCCACTGACATTGTGACCTGACCTTGAAAATCCTACACCCCTAACTCAAAATCCGATTGAGCATTCTCCCACTCTTGGGTCTCTCTCGTCACAGCTTGTAACTGCAACTGGAAAGCTACCTGAATCTCCACACTTGGCCTCACAATGGCAGTGATAGTGAAGGAAACAACTTTTGTGCTTATTTCCATGTAAAAGTCTGATTCTATTGCCCATGTGTCTCTGCTACTCTGTATAATGGAATATTGCAGTGGAGGGATCTTGCATGAAACAAGCACAGGTCTGCTGCACGTCACCAATCCATTGTGCCTTTTGAAGCACTAAACAACTTGTAGCTCTATTAGTTTTGCTGAAAAGCTGGAAAGTTCTGACAACGGTAAATTGCTGGTTTAGTGTGAAATTTATAGCACCTATTGGGTATTCGTAAATGTGcattttttctctcccttccccctccccgcccccttccctctccaccaccccctcctgctctctcctcaccctcaccctcacagtGTAATGCTATAGATCAGGGAAATTTGAGATGGCTAGGTGGAGGGGTGAGCATTCTCAAAACAAGCCTCTTAACCTTTGGCTGGAACTTTCTGTTTGCAATCAGGAGGCTTTTGTTTTAACCGTAgcaatttttgaatatttctttgGCAGCTATGCAAGAAGAATTGGCCTTCAAAAAGTCTTCCACGTTATCTGACAGAACAGTTGATGAACAGGAAACTGTTCCAGTGACAATCATTGATGAAGTACCATGGACTTGCCAAGAGGAAGTTGAAGAGATATTACTGGAAAAGTTACCCACACCTTCAAAAGTAGAAGGATTATCTAATGCAGACAGGAGTGGGGAAACAAACTCAAAAATAACAACTGCAATTTTCATAACCAATACTTGTGAGCTGCCACCTTCTGATATTTCATCTAACATATCCGATCCCTCAAGTGTTGTCAACTGTGTAGATATGCCAAGCGAGCCCGTTAAAAAAGGGATAGAAAATTTGCACAGAGGGATTAAAGGTGTTCAAGATGAGATGAAGCCAGGGGAAAACGAATTTAAAATGGCTTTCACTGCAACCGAACTGGCGTATGATATACACGTTAGAGAGAATAGCAGGAAGAAAATGCACAGCACTGCACCTGCAGAAGTTGACACAGTAGTACTGGAAGACAGAAACCGCCAATTAAAACATGGGAGGCAAGTTGAGCAGTATTCAGCAGCAACTCATGGTCCAGAACACATACTTACATCAGACAGATGGCTAATCACTGCCAACAAAATTACTAATGAATGTGTTCCAAAAGTAGGTATGAGAACATTCACAGTTATTCCACCAAAGCCAACTGTAAAACCTCAGCAAAGAGAATACTTGTCGCTAAACACATCTGCTATCAAGATCGATGATCAGGGCAATTTAATACATGCAGGGATCAATGAAATAAAAAGTAAAGAGACTCCAACAAACAGTTTAGCCAATGACAAAGAATCTCTTGTAGGGAGGGCAAAGGCATTTTGGAATGTGAAAAGTACAGTTAAGGATAACCTGCAGTGTGCCAACACAgctaaaattatgaaaataaataaaccagAATGCACAGCTGGTGAGTTGCAGCTACAAGAGccagaaaaacagttaacaaatATATTCCCGACATCTGATGCAGCTGCAACCTGTGCAGTATCTGCAAGTACCAAGAGGATTAAAACCTATTCACAATCCACTGAGGAATCAGTTATGCCATTAAATGGTAAAATCACAAGCATGCCAGTAAATAGCCAGcccaaaataaaaaataattttatcagGCCCTGCAGACGAACCTCAAGCCAATATGTTGCCTCAGCAATTTCCTGTTACACAGGACTACAATCAACAAAAACTGAAACTGGGACTGAATCTAATGCTCAGTCTGGTACTGGATTTGAAAGCAATTctgatgacaaacataaattcagATCTGCTGAGGAGAAGTCTTCTCCCAAGTCCTCAAAGAGAAATTGCCTTGGAAGCCAACTGAAAACCGAGTTTGCACTTCATTCCAGCTGTAACACAGATAATGCTACAAAAGTGCTTAACAGAACAAATATTTTGCTACAGAAAAGTCTTGATACTGAAGCTGTTCCAAATCAGAACTGGTTAATTAAAGATACATCAGAACAAGTGAAAGCTTTTAACAAAATTACCTACCAATCACAACGGTCCCAGCTAATCATAAAGGAATCCGTCTCTACTAACGAGCAATGTACCACTGCAAAGAGTCCACAAAATACATTCCAATCATCTGTTGTGAAAGGTGTGATTTCCAGTGCTCCAAGTGATCAAACAATTAACATGACCAAAACTCTTGCGTTCACTTCAGCTTCAACTTCATTTTCAAACTCTCTTAAAACTCATTCTACCAAAACAAGACAGAGTGACTGCATCTCGGATAATCTTCCTGCCTCAGATCTGCAAACATCCTCTACTACTACAACAGTAACAGAGGATATTGGCAGATCAGAACATTCACCATCCTTTTACATAAATAGTTTTAATATCAAACCCAATACCAACATGTTTGGCCCTGTCAAGAAGTTCAAACCCATCATTCAGAAGCCAGTACAGAAAGATGAGTGCATACATAGCTCCCTGATGAAAGCTATCCAGTCAGGACAAAACAAGGAAAGACTTAGAAAGGTATGAAACATTtgattgtttaattattttctaaTGATAAATCCAGTTGTTTCAATGTGTCATTACTGATTGATGTTCTCTTGCTGTATCTTTTTACCAGACTTCCGATAAAGTAATGCATAGCAACCAGAAGAAATCTTCATTTATTGCAGTAGAGAACGAACACTCTGCACTCTTGGCATCAATAAGAGCACACAGTGGTATTTCAAAACTGAAAAAGGTAAAAACAGTGGTAGTGAATTATATATTTCTTTTCGGTTTGGGGAAAAAAGTCATGAATGTTTAATTGCCATTACATTATTTCCAACTCAGAATAATGCAATATTTAGCATTTTGGTTAAAGTACTGAGAAAAAAATAAGGAGCCAAATCTTGCTCATTGTGGTCAACAGTTCTGAAGGGTGTCACTGGAGTTCAGCCATTCCTGTGGAAATAAGTCCCAGACTTGTGCAGAGAAGCCCAGGACTTGTTGAATGATAATTAGTGCTGCACTTGTCACTTTGCCACTTGAGATTCAGTGGTGGAGCCTGATGATATTTGGATTTCCCAGCAAGATGCTGAAGAATGCCTTCCTGATCTTACAGCAGGGCAAACCTGGAAAATAATTGAGAACATATTCATTTGAATAGTGTCTTGGCCTACAGAATGAGGAAGgtattttcattttgaattattttacttcAGTGTTTTTAATGATGTGTAAGTGTTTCaatgaattatatttatttttaaatcttatttttgTGTTAATTAATCACTTGCATcaattttaacagttttaaatatctccaaatgttagacatttaaaaattgttaaaactgTTTCACAGCTTCAACAGATGCCAAATTTCTGGCCCCAcccttgccttctgtcaaagcctGTCAGGATGTTCCACAACTTGCTGTTGAGACCCCGTTAGCCAACTTTGAGGACAGCAAATGGCTCTCCATATCTAGCCAGGGAAGTGTTAGTGGACTGCTGAGTGCTACATGTGACTATTCTCCATGGTGAGCCAATTACAGGAAGATCCAGCCCAATAGAGAAGTAATACTTTAAGCAACTATAGAGGAAAATGAAGATCTAAGTATTTGCACCTTTTCATTCCATATATTAAAAATGAACCTCCTGCATAAAAAATAGCATTTTGAAGCTGAATCTATTAATTTGTAGGTTAGTTATGTGTTGTCTTGTTATTTCTTGTTAAATAGCATTTTGAAGCTGAATCTATTAATTTGTAGGTTAGTTATGTGTTGTCTTGTTATTTCTTGTTAAATGTGTAATCTAGATTGTAAACACTCAAGTGACTGTTAGTGCAGTTGGACTGCATTTAAACTGTGGTCTAGCCTTAATTTTATGAGACTATAATGAGTGTTCTTATTAATGTCTTTTTTGATTTCCTTGCCAAATAACATATGGGCTTTTTCCACCAAAATAATTTTAACGTATTAGATAAATAATTTTAACATACCAGATCTTTTCAACAGCTTGATCAGTGGAAAGTGAGGCAAAGAATAATGGCTTGTGAATATACTTAATTCTAATTAAGAAATTGTTCCATATTGACATTCTTTGAAGGAATCTGAGTTTCATTTCTTGTGTTGAGGCCTGTTGTTAGCAATGAATTGTTACCCATGAAATTTGTTCAGGCAGGATCACATTGCAAAGATCTTAAGAAGTTTGACCTGCTTGAGAGAATCTATGACAGTCAGACAGAAAGATAACAAAGCAATACTGTTTTGATTGATCTACAGTAGACTGTGAATGGTTCTTGGAGTAAAAGGTTTGTGGGTATATGATGGAGTAGGTGTACCTTTTACAAGTTCTGTTGATTTTCAGTTATTTATCTATGCTGTCATTGGCACCAGATGTTGCTGAATACTGAAAGTAATTTTATCATGCCCAtaacatttttcatattttaattcaaGTATAAGCTGTAGGTCAAGAGATGGTAATCATGTTATAAATAAAATTGCTGCCTTCCCAGGCCATGCCAACCTTCTTCACGTAACTAACTTTACATACTTCCACTTTTGCTTGGTCCACATCTTTCTTTTACCTGATGTTCTAATGCCTCAAAACCTATTCAACTCTAATATCTTTCATttaaacgtagaacatagaacagtacagcacagtatgggccctttggcccacaatgttgtgctgacctatataaacatccATATTCAATCTATTCCTCTCTACTTCCCCtcgcataaccctctatttttctttcacccatgtgcctatttaagagtcttttaaattacCCTATCATaacagcccctaccaccacccccagcagtgcattccaggcacccaccactcaatgtgtaaaaaaaacctatctctgacatctcccctgaacttttctcCACACACCTTAGACAGGTGACCTCTAgaattggccattaccaccctgtgAAATGTAGgcctgatgaaaggccattgaatTGAAATATTGGTCCTAATACTTACCTTATTGAAAGGTGAAGGAATATGAAGCAGTTTGCAAACCTGTAAAGTCAGGTAATATGAAAATGTTGCCTGACTTTAGGACCTTTCCTTGGTGTCGCTGCCAGGCAACCATCCTTAAAGGCCTGCATCACTAGACTTCAGATGAGAATGGAGAGGAGAGTTCATATAAATCAGTGTTGGTGAGAATAGAGGGTATATTAGATATCAAAGGGAGATCATAaaactggagggaaatggatgagcTGATACTGGGCAGAAGAGATTGAACTGGACAGGGTGGTTGGCTAATTCCATTAGGATGGAAGTACTGTAGATTAGCTTGGTGTGCCTGGGGAAAGCAGTACTATTCCTCTTGGCCCCAAATGAGTACTGGAAAAGAATTTGGATCTAAGCAATTTTgcctccctaccactgacaggTTTCCTGAGCATTCTGCAATTTGGTTAGCAGGACCCTGTTTAAAAATGACTGTCATTTGAGGGATTGCCTGGGGAGCAAGTGGTTGTTTATCCCTCAACTTGCAATATAGACAGTTAGGAATCTGTCTGATTTCTTTCATGTTGAAACCCTAACATTCTTCACCTCAATTTTTTGATTCTATAAATCAAATGATCTGGAATATAACTAAAACTGTGTTATTAAAAGTTTGTACATCCTGGATAATCAAATACATAAAGGAATTTCTGAATTTTATTTGTGGAGGAAAACCTTGTGAATGGGATTATGTGCAGATTTTCAGGAGAAATCACAATATTATTGCAAGTTAGGAAAGGAGGAAACATTTTATCAGTTGTTTGAAAAAATGCAAGTGGTGACATAAAGAAATTGTCCATAGTTGGGTTGCACAAACAAGGATTATAAAACGAGCAATGATATTGGTTGAGGAATGGAAATTCTGCAGAATAAATTAGTcaattagtttactattgtcacatgtacccaggtacagtgaaaaactttgttttgcatgcaatctatacagatgatttcattacaacagtgcattgagatagtacaagggaaaacaataacagaatgcagaatagtgttacagttacagagaaagtgcagtgcagggccataaagaggtagagatgaggtcaagagtccatcttatcatactagggaaccattcaataatcttataaaagtggaatagaagctgtccttgagcctggtgg
This genomic interval from Pristis pectinata isolate sPriPec2 chromosome 5, sPriPec2.1.pri, whole genome shotgun sequence contains the following:
- the cobl gene encoding protein cordon-bleu isoform X3 — translated: MKGRAPQPPPQPAPRRILTTTQNCKVLQSEQNPRDMKENVLPGTVDLLVVLPNGAEKSIEVNESKAVMDLLIDLCSQYHLNPTHHTLELQSRETRKPLGFKPNTAVGILDVDKVLIKQKVIEDKPRRPRPVVPEKTVRLIVNFLRTQKAVLRVSPLVPLQELLPVICEKCDFNLDHLVLLKDCIRREKVDLSKSLNDLETRELYALDTSRDLSQSALAITGVNEKEDKGLLGFLKIGKKKTKKGEQMILENIDCGGECLTPAECQSIGYSTAPPTPNVNTRSATLNPSLSASDVSRMCQTMDVKKRRAPPPPSAPPEHTNVKRVEDSAQEIGAESLNSMQKKRRAPAPPPIQNKLEGAEFDRSNTIGIAGCQVPPKPPRGTSPVSGKPRNPPQLMIPPPPTYPPPTDNENMNQPGMSPDYDFTNAVPERGESISESESGSEQGGGVGDDIMEIESRDGEQAAKSSDNFQQSCSNYTPASEGELLKSDDAGTIISQSVMFSTLTSSLRLRNKTETDEILGASDKIFGTEEHPAQSNEQKSTKDKGITFGDNTTRFETTTHTESNWKEEDKISIAAQVNLSLAELDAELAAMQEELAFKKSSTLSDRTVDEQETVPVTIIDEVPWTCQEEVEEILLEKLPTPSKVEGLSNADRSGETNSKITTAIFITNTCELPPSDISSNISDPSSVVNCVDMPSEPVKKGIENLHRGIKGVQDEMKPGENEFKMAFTATELAYDIHVRENSRKKMHSTAPAEVDTVVLEDRNRQLKHGRQVEQYSAATHGPEHILTSDRWLITANKITNECVPKVGMRTFTVIPPKPTVKPQQREYLSLNTSAIKIDDQGNLIHAGINEIKSKETPTNSLANDKESLVGRAKAFWNVKSTVKDNLQCANTAKIMKINKPECTAGELQLQEPEKQLTNIFPTSDAAATCAVSASTKRIKTYSQSTEESVMPLNGKITSMPVNSQPKIKNNFIRPCRRTSSQYVASAISCYTGLQSTKTETGTESNAQSGTGFESNSDDKHKFRSAEEKSSPKSSKRNCLGSQLKTEFALHSSCNTDNATKVLNRTNILLQKSLDTEAVPNQNWLIKDTSEQVKAFNKITYQSQRSQLIIKESVSTNEQCTTAKSPQNTFQSSVVKGVISSAPSDQTINMTKTLAFTSASTSFSNSLKTHSTKTRQSDCISDNLPASDLQTSSTTTTVTEDIGRSEHSPSFYINSFNIKPNTNMFGPVKKFKPIIQKPVQKDECIHSSLMKAIQSGQNKERLRKTSDKVMHSNQKKSSFIAVENEHSALLASIRAHSGISKLKKTTSTASKEIQDPKNVASSSSTREYFQTRQPEMQSPPSPPPPPPPPPSDFTKTGKFSTKSIANQEDARTALLKAIQSGTGAARLRKVSVPLNTIQVNGRTSSIQISNCWTPSISS
- the cobl gene encoding protein cordon-bleu isoform X1, encoding MEIVKIAATSRPPTRRMKGRAPQPPPQPAPRRILTTTQNCKVLQSEQNPRDMKENVLPGTVDLLVVLPNGAEKSIEVNESKAVMDLLIDLCSQYHLNPTHHTLELQSRETRKPLGFKPNTAVGILDVDKVLIKQKVIEDKPRRPRPVVPEKTVRLIVNFLRTQKAVLRVSPLVPLQELLPVICEKCDFNLDHLVLLKDCIRREKVDLSKSLNDLETRELYALDTSRDLSQSALAITGVNEKEDKGLLGFLKIGKKKTKKGEQMILENIDCGGECLTPAECQSIGYSTAPPTPNVNTRSATLNPSLSASDVSRMCQTMDVKKRRAPPPPSAPPEHTNVKRVEDSAQEIGAESLNSMQKKRRAPAPPPIQNKLEGAEFDRSNTIGIAGCQVPPKPPRGTSPVSGKPRNPPQLMIPPPPTYPPPTDNENMNQPGMSPDYDFTNAVPERGESISESESGSEQGGGVGDDIMEIESRDGEQAAKSSDNFQQSCSNYTPASEGELLKSDDAGTIISQSVMFSTLTSSLRLRNKTETDEILGASDKIFGTEEHPAQSNEQKSTKDKGITFGDNTTRFETTTHTESNWKEEDKISIAAQVNLSLAELDAELAAMQEELAFKKSSTLSDRTVDEQETVPVTIIDEVPWTCQEEVEEILLEKLPTPSKVEGLSNADRSGETNSKITTAIFITNTCELPPSDISSNISDPSSVVNCVDMPSEPVKKGIENLHRGIKGVQDEMKPGENEFKMAFTATELAYDIHVRENSRKKMHSTAPAEVDTVVLEDRNRQLKHGRQVEQYSAATHGPEHILTSDRWLITANKITNECVPKVGMRTFTVIPPKPTVKPQQREYLSLNTSAIKIDDQGNLIHAGINEIKSKETPTNSLANDKESLVGRAKAFWNVKSTVKDNLQCANTAKIMKINKPECTAGELQLQEPEKQLTNIFPTSDAAATCAVSASTKRIKTYSQSTEESVMPLNGKITSMPVNSQPKIKNNFIRPCRRTSSQYVASAISCYTGLQSTKTETGTESNAQSGTGFESNSDDKHKFRSAEEKSSPKSSKRNCLGSQLKTEFALHSSCNTDNATKVLNRTNILLQKSLDTEAVPNQNWLIKDTSEQVKAFNKITYQSQRSQLIIKESVSTNEQCTTAKSPQNTFQSSVVKGVISSAPSDQTINMTKTLAFTSASTSFSNSLKTHSTKTRQSDCISDNLPASDLQTSSTTTTVTEDIGRSEHSPSFYINSFNIKPNTNMFGPVKKFKPIIQKPVQKDECIHSSLMKAIQSGQNKERLRKTSDKVMHSNQKKSSFIAVENEHSALLASIRAHSGISKLKKTTSTASKEIQDPKNVASSSSTREYFQTRQPEMQSPPSPPPPPPPPPSDFTKTGKFSTKSIANQEDARTALLKAIQSGTGAARLRKVSVPLNTIQVNGRTSSIQISNCWTPSISS
- the cobl gene encoding protein cordon-bleu isoform X2, whose translation is MQPSRMKGRAPQPPPQPAPRRILTTTQNCKVLQSEQNPRDMKENVLPGTVDLLVVLPNGAEKSIEVNESKAVMDLLIDLCSQYHLNPTHHTLELQSRETRKPLGFKPNTAVGILDVDKVLIKQKVIEDKPRRPRPVVPEKTVRLIVNFLRTQKAVLRVSPLVPLQELLPVICEKCDFNLDHLVLLKDCIRREKVDLSKSLNDLETRELYALDTSRDLSQSALAITGVNEKEDKGLLGFLKIGKKKTKKGEQMILENIDCGGECLTPAECQSIGYSTAPPTPNVNTRSATLNPSLSASDVSRMCQTMDVKKRRAPPPPSAPPEHTNVKRVEDSAQEIGAESLNSMQKKRRAPAPPPIQNKLEGAEFDRSNTIGIAGCQVPPKPPRGTSPVSGKPRNPPQLMIPPPPTYPPPTDNENMNQPGMSPDYDFTNAVPERGESISESESGSEQGGGVGDDIMEIESRDGEQAAKSSDNFQQSCSNYTPASEGELLKSDDAGTIISQSVMFSTLTSSLRLRNKTETDEILGASDKIFGTEEHPAQSNEQKSTKDKGITFGDNTTRFETTTHTESNWKEEDKISIAAQVNLSLAELDAELAAMQEELAFKKSSTLSDRTVDEQETVPVTIIDEVPWTCQEEVEEILLEKLPTPSKVEGLSNADRSGETNSKITTAIFITNTCELPPSDISSNISDPSSVVNCVDMPSEPVKKGIENLHRGIKGVQDEMKPGENEFKMAFTATELAYDIHVRENSRKKMHSTAPAEVDTVVLEDRNRQLKHGRQVEQYSAATHGPEHILTSDRWLITANKITNECVPKVGMRTFTVIPPKPTVKPQQREYLSLNTSAIKIDDQGNLIHAGINEIKSKETPTNSLANDKESLVGRAKAFWNVKSTVKDNLQCANTAKIMKINKPECTAGELQLQEPEKQLTNIFPTSDAAATCAVSASTKRIKTYSQSTEESVMPLNGKITSMPVNSQPKIKNNFIRPCRRTSSQYVASAISCYTGLQSTKTETGTESNAQSGTGFESNSDDKHKFRSAEEKSSPKSSKRNCLGSQLKTEFALHSSCNTDNATKVLNRTNILLQKSLDTEAVPNQNWLIKDTSEQVKAFNKITYQSQRSQLIIKESVSTNEQCTTAKSPQNTFQSSVVKGVISSAPSDQTINMTKTLAFTSASTSFSNSLKTHSTKTRQSDCISDNLPASDLQTSSTTTTVTEDIGRSEHSPSFYINSFNIKPNTNMFGPVKKFKPIIQKPVQKDECIHSSLMKAIQSGQNKERLRKTSDKVMHSNQKKSSFIAVENEHSALLASIRAHSGISKLKKTTSTASKEIQDPKNVASSSSTREYFQTRQPEMQSPPSPPPPPPPPPSDFTKTGKFSTKSIANQEDARTALLKAIQSGTGAARLRKVSVPLNTIQVNGRTSSIQISNCWTPSISS